A genome region from Arachis duranensis cultivar V14167 chromosome 6, aradu.V14167.gnm2.J7QH, whole genome shotgun sequence includes the following:
- the LOC107491760 gene encoding uncharacterized protein LOC107491760, whose translation MKTRIMAFLAVPLLICLLSLPTTSSRVPGFLYTRTTGRCTARYWSGKREAWPRMVPETSTVRKVFGSRVYERYRSDLTLVEATMRNDEQDNPFGGLLKEGTAALLNSYAREGFPYRPWQVKTLLIQALVSEAAASSQANQFSLANHACS comes from the exons ATGAAGACAAGAATAATGGCCTTCCTCGCAGTCCCTCTTCTCATTTGTCTCCTTTCATTGCCTACTACTTCTTCCCGCGTCCCTGGCTTTCTGTACACCCGCACCACCGGAAGATGCACTGCACG GTATTGGAGTGGGAAGAGAGAGGCGTGGCCTCGGATGGTCCCGGAGACATCAACGGTGAGAAAGGTGTTCGGGTCGAGGGTGTACGAACGGTACAGATCGGATCTGACGCTGGTGGAAGCGACGATGAGGAACGACGAGCAGGATAACCCCTTCGGAGGGTTATTGAAGGAAGGTACTGCGGCACTTTTGAACTCTTACGCCAGGGAAGGTTTTCCTTACCGCCCTTGGCAGGTTAAGACTCTTCTCATTCAAGCTTTGGTATCTGAAGCCGCAGCTTCTTCCCAAGCCAACCAATTCTCCCTCGCTAACCACGCTTGCTCCTAA
- the LOC107491756 gene encoding 11S globulin, which yields MGKPVIKPLVVLLLSLILVSECAAIRSQKRRMGQRVQLSLEECGDLEKLEAIEPDYYRIEAEGGVTESWNHTNKMLRCAGVALVRRTVKPGGLVLPSYTNAPQLMYYVQGSGIQGMTIFPSCPESFEEPEEAGQEYREQHQKVHEIRGGDIIAIPPGIGYWFYNNGDVPLVVVILLHTNNVANQLGTLPRRFYIAGNTEDEHGEGGREKSISGRNVFSGINVNLLAQVFGVRVETARKIQGPDDKRKNIVMVEGGLDVVRPEPGSRANANGLEETICTLRVREAVGSAARADIYVPHAGRIATLNSIKLPILADLQLSAERGVLYKYGVYVPHWNLNAHSVMYVTGGRGRVQVGDNKGKNVFDNVMEEGQVVVIPQNFVAVMHAGEEGFEWIAFKTGENAMINTLIGESSAIRVLPVDVVANMYQVSREDAQRIKEARDQAILFTLPPLEEEETDGMAKA from the exons ATGGGCAAGCCAGTTATTAAGCCTTTGGTGGTGCTCTTGCTTTCACTTATCTTGGTGAGCGAGTGCGCGGCGATTCGTAGTCAGAAAAGGCGAATGGGGCAGCGAGTGCAGTTAAGTTTGGAAGAATGTGGTGACCTGGAAAAGCTGGAAGCCATTGAACCGGATTATTACCGCATTGAAGCAgaaggtggtgtgacagagtCGTGGAACCACACCAACAAGATGCTCCGCTGCGCCGGCGTCGCACTCGTTCGCCGTACCGTTAAACCCGGTGGCCTCGTCTTGCCATCCTACACTAATGCTCCGCAGCTTATGTACTATGTCCAAG GAAGTGGCATTCAGGGGATGACGATATTTCCTTCATGTCCCGAGTCATTTGAAGAACCCGAAGAAGCGGGTCAAGAATACAGAGAGCAGCATCAGAAGGTGCATGAAATCAGAGGAGGCGATATCATAGCCATACCTCCAGGAATAGGTTACTGGTTCTACAACAACGGTGATGTTCCCCTTGTTGTCGTTATCCTCCTTCACACTAATAACGTCGCTAATCAGCTAGGCACACTCCCAAGA AGATTTTACATTGCTGGGAATACGGAAGATGAACATGGAGAGGGCGGAAGAGAGAAAAGCATTAGCGGAAGGAACGTGTTCAGCGGAATCAACGTGAATTTGTTGGCCCAGGTGTTTGGTGTGAGGGTAGAGACGGCGAGGAAGATACAAGGCCCTGATGATAAGAGAAAGAACATAGTCATGGTGGAGGGAGGTCTTGATGTTGTTAGGCCCGAGCCAGGCTCACGGGCCAACGCTAACGGCCTTGAGGAGACTATATGTACCCTCAGGGTCCGAGAGGCTGTCGGCAGTGCTGCACGTGCAGATATCTATGTGCCGCATGCCGGTCGGATCGCCACTCTTAACAGCATCAAGCTCCCTATTCTCGCTGATCTCCAACTCAGTGCTGAGAGAGGCGTTCTTTACAAG TATGGTGTTTATGTTCCACATTGGAACCTGAACGCGCACAGCGTAATGTACGTGACGGGAGGGCGTGGTCGAGTTCAGGTGGGGGATAACAAAGGGAAGAATGTTTTCGACAACGTGATGGAAGAGGGTCAAGTTGTAGTCATCCCCCAGAACTTTGTGGCGGTGATGCATGCTGGGGAAGAAGGGTTCGAGTGGATAGCATTCAAAACAGGGGAGAACGCCATGATCAACACCTTGATCGGAGAATCATCGGCCATCAGGGTGCTGCCAGTTGACGTGGTTGCAAACATGTATCAAGTGAGCAGAGAAGACGCTCAGAGGATCAAAGAGGCAAGAGATCAGGCAATCTTGTTTACCTTGCCTCCTCTTGAGGAGGAGGAGACAGATGGAATGGCTAAGGCTTAG
- the LOC107491755 gene encoding mitochondrial import inner membrane translocase subunit TIM44-2: MASRKLLRDLLLSKRSLFLPFTPNQGSSARLRLLLAERGENVRRYSVFDEFSKKIKGEAERNPEFQQSVKELKQKAGELKGVKEELKERTKQKTEQLYKKVDGVWTEAEAAAKKVSSNVKEKISVATEEVKETFGIGKQDSSGSTSSSAEQNDNANQGSKASPKEEQSKTFESSNSSDSTFGKFKSTIPPNVSAAFQKLKEAKFVDIAKKGYDVVREELSSNSTKRRRVPFASPGERSERTELVVVPSKQSWWSKKFDEFKDKVKAHPVSKRFIKYSDPVKTKGQEIVEDLRERYETSDSRIIHKIQDINDGLFQESDVALSNKEIRQRDPYFSLPEFMEEVQEAIKPVLNAYIKGDVETLKKYCSPELIERCKAEHTAYQSHGIFFDNKILHVSDVEYRETKMMGSSPVIIVTFQTQQIYCVRDRNGAITEGGKDTIHTVINAWALQQMEQDEGGEDGIYLMWRLREMQQQGMQTLI, from the exons ATGGCAAGCAGAAAGCTGCTACGTGATTTGTTACTCTCCAAGCGATCACTTTTTCTTCCATTCACACCAAACCAG GGTTCGAGTGCGAGGTTGCGTCTGCTTCTGGCGGAGAGGGGTGAGAATGTTCGTAGGTACAGTGTCTTCGATGAGTTCTCTAAGAAAATTAAAGGTGAAGCTGAGAG AAACCCAGAATTCCAGCAGTCTGTTAAGGAGTTGAAGCAAAAAGCGGGCGAGCTGAAAGGGGTAAAAGAAGAGTTGAAAGAAAG AACAAAGCAGAAAACTGAGCAGCTGTACAAAAAGGTGGATGGAGTGTGGACCGAAGCTGAAGCTGCTGCAAAGAAG GTTTCTTCCAATGTAAAAGAGAAGATTTCAGTGGCAACTGAGGAG GTGAAAGAGACTTTTGGGATTGGAAAGCAGGATTCTTCTGGATCAACTAGTTCTTCAGCGGAGCAAAATGATAATGCAAATCAAGGTTCAAAAGCATCACCTAAGGAAGAGCAAAGCAAAACCTTTGAGTCAAGTAATTCTTCAGATTCTACTTTTGGCAAATTTAAGTCAACCATCCCCCCAAATGTTTCTGCTGCTTTccaaaaattaaaggaagcaaAGTTCGTAGACATAGCCAAGAAAGGTTATGACGTTGTAAGAGAAGAGCTGAGTAGTAATTCAACCAAGAGAAGGCGTGTTCCTTTTGCATCGCCTGGGGAAAGAAGTGAAAGAACAGAACTTGTTGTTGTGCCTTCTAAGCAATCTTGGTGGAGTAAGAAGTTTGATGAGTTCAAGGACAAG GTTAAAGCCCATCCTGTATCCAAGCGATTCATTAAATATAGTGACCCAGTGAAGACAAAAGGCCAAGAG ATAGTAGAGGACTTGCGGGAACGATATGAAACCAGCGACAGCCGCATTATTCATAAAATACAGGA TATCAATGATGGTTTGTTTCAAGAGTCAGATGTTGCGCTTTCAAACAAGGAAATACGTCAACGGGATCC GTATTTTTCCTTACCCGAATTTATGGAGGAAGTGCAGGAAGCAATAAAACCGGTTCTCAATGCTTATATCAAG GGAGATGTTGAAACCCTGAAGAAGTACTGTAGCCCTGAGCTAATTGAACGTTGCAAAGCAGAGCACACTGCCTACCAAAGCCATGGTATCTTCTTTGATAACAAG ATCCTTCATGTATCTGATGTAGAGTATAGAGAGACAAAGATGATGGGATCATCTCCAGTAATCATTGTGACG TTTCAAACACAGCAAATCTATTGTGTACGAGACAGGAATGGAGCAATTACAGAGGGAGGCAAG GACACGATCCACACTGTAATAAATGCTTGGGCTTTGCAACAAATGGAGCAAGATGAAGGTGGAGAAGATGGTATCTACCTAATGTGGAGACTAAGAGAGATGCAACAGCAAGGCATGCAAACCCTCATTTAG
- the LOC107491754 gene encoding arachin Ahy-3, with product MAKLLALSLCFCVLVLGASSVTFRQGGEENECQFQRLNAQRPDNRIESEGGYIETWNPNNQEFQCAGVALSRTVLRRNALRRPFYSNAPLEIYVQQGSGYFGLIFPGCPSTYEEPAQEGRRYQSQKPSRRFQEQDPSQQQQDSHQKVHRFDEGDLIAVPTGVAFWMYNDQDTDVVTVTLSDTSSIHNQLDQFPRRFYLAGNQEQEFLRYQQQQERRPRHRQISPRVRGDEQEENEGSNIFSGFAQEFLQHAFQVDRQTIQNLRGENEREEEGAIVTVRGGLRILNPDEEDESSRSPPSRREEFDEDRYERQQRGKYDENRRRYKNGIEETICSASVKKNLGRSSNPDIYNPQAGSLRSVNELDLPILGWLGLSAQHGTLYRNAMFVPHYTLNAHTIVVALNGRAHVQVVDSDGNRVYDEELQEGHVLVVPQNFAVAAKAQSENYEYLAFKTDSRPSIANLAGENSIIDNLPEEVVANSYRLPREQARQLKNNNPFKFFVPPFDHQSMREVA from the exons atgGCTAAGCTTCTTGCGCTTTCGCTTTGCTTTTGCGTACTGGTTCTGGGTGCCAGTAGCGTCACCTTCAGGCAGGGGGGAGAGGAGAATGAGTGCCAGTTCCAGCGCCTCAATGCCCAGAGACCCGACAACCGCATTGAGTCTGAAGGCGGTTACATTGAGACTTGGAACCCCAATAACCAGGAGTTCCAGTGCGCCGGCGTCGCCCTCTCTCGCACCGTCCTCCGCCGCAATGCCCTTCGCAGACCTTTCTACTCCAATGCTCCCCTCGAGATCTACGTTCAGCAAG GAAGCGGATACTTTGGGTTGATATTCCCTGGTTGTCCTAGTACATATGAAGAGCCTGCACAAGAAGGACGCCGATATCAGtcccaaaagccatcaagacgtTTTCAAGAGCAGGACCCAAGCCAACAGCAACAGGATAGTCACCAGAAGGTGCACCGCTTCGATGAGGGTGATCTCATTGCAGTTCCCACCGGTGTTGCTTTCTGGATGTACAACGACCAAGACACTGATGTTGTTACCGTTACTCTTAGTGACACTAGCAGTATCCACAACCAGCTCGACCAGTTTCCCAGG AGATTCTATCTGGCTGGAAACCAAGAGCAAGAGTTTTTAAGGTACCAGCAGCAGCAAGAACGTCGTCCACGTCATCGACAAATTAGCCCAAGGGTACGAGGTGACgaacaagaagaaaacgaagGCAGCAATATCTTCAGCGGCTTTGCACAGGAATTCCTTCAACACGCCTTCCAGGTTGATAGACAAACCATACAAAACCTAAGAGGAGAGAACGAGCGCGAGGAAGAAGGAGCCATTGTTACAGTCAGGGGAGGCCTCAGAATCTTAAACCCagatgaagaagatgagagcTCGAGGTCGCCTCCCAGCAGACGAGAGGAATTCGATGAGGATCGATATGAGAGACAACAACGTGGTAAATACGATGAGAACCGCAGGCGCTACAAAAATGGTATTGAGGAAACCATCTGCTCTGCCAGTGTTAAGAAGAACCTTGGCAGATCCTCAAACCCTGACATCTACAACCCTCAAGCTGGTAGCCTCAGAAGCGTCAACGAACTCGACCTCCCAATTCTCGGCTGGCTCGGTCTCAGTGCTCAACATGGAACACTCTATAGGAATGCAATGTTTGTGCCTCACTACACCCTCAACGCACACACCATCGTTGTGGCATTGAACGGACGGGCACATGTGCAAGTGGTTGACAGCGACGGTAACAGAGTGTACGACGAGGAGCTTCAAGAGGGTCACGTGCTTGTTGTGCCACAGAACTTCGCCGTCGCAGCAAAGGCCCAGAGCGAGAACTACGAATACTTGGCCTTCAAGACAGACTCAAGGCCCAGCATAGCCAACCTGGCCGGCGAAAACTCCATCATAGATAACTTGCCGGAGGAGGTGGTTGCAAATTCTTACCGCCTCCCAAGGGAGCAGGCAAGGCAACTAAAGAACAACAACCCCTTCAAGTTCTTCGTTCCACCTTTCGATCATCAGTCTATGAGGGAGGTGGCTTAA